One genomic window of Burkholderia diffusa includes the following:
- a CDS encoding MFS transporter, producing MANTLAARRWWTIMPIVFITYSLAYLDRANYGFAAAAGINQDLGISKGLSSLIGALFFLGYFFFQIPGAIYAERRSVKKLVFASLVLWGACAALTGVVTNIPSLMAIRFVLGVVEAAVMPAMLIYISNWFTKNERSRANTFLILGNPVTVLWMSIVSGYLVHEFGWRHMFIAEGVPAIVWAVCWWFLVQDKPADSPWLTAEEKLDLDAALAAEQAAIKPVRNYGEAFRSPAVIKLCAQYFCWSIGVYGFVLWLPSIVKNGSELGMVATGWLSALPYLAATIAMLVASWASDKVGSRRGFVWPFLLVGAAAFAASYALGSSHFWISYALLVVAGAAMYAPYGPFFAIVPELLPKNVAGGAMALINSMGALGSFVGSYFVGYLNGATGSPVASYAFMSAALVAAVILTLSVKPQARDAHPLATPLQGK from the coding sequence ATGGCCAATACGCTCGCAGCCCGACGCTGGTGGACGATCATGCCGATCGTTTTCATCACCTACAGCCTCGCTTACCTCGACCGCGCGAACTACGGGTTCGCGGCAGCGGCCGGCATCAACCAGGACCTCGGGATCAGCAAGGGCCTGTCGTCGCTGATCGGCGCGCTGTTCTTCCTCGGTTACTTCTTCTTCCAGATTCCGGGCGCGATCTATGCGGAGCGCCGCAGCGTCAAGAAGCTCGTGTTCGCCAGCCTCGTGCTGTGGGGCGCTTGCGCGGCCCTCACGGGCGTGGTCACCAACATCCCGTCGCTGATGGCGATCCGCTTCGTGCTCGGCGTGGTCGAAGCGGCCGTGATGCCTGCGATGCTGATCTACATCAGCAACTGGTTCACGAAGAACGAACGCTCGCGCGCGAACACGTTCCTGATCCTCGGCAACCCGGTCACCGTGCTGTGGATGTCGATCGTGTCGGGCTATCTCGTGCACGAATTCGGCTGGCGTCACATGTTCATCGCCGAAGGCGTGCCGGCCATCGTCTGGGCCGTGTGCTGGTGGTTCCTCGTGCAGGACAAGCCGGCCGATTCGCCGTGGCTCACCGCCGAGGAAAAGCTCGACCTCGATGCCGCGCTCGCGGCCGAACAGGCGGCGATCAAGCCGGTGCGCAACTACGGCGAGGCGTTCCGCTCGCCGGCCGTGATCAAGCTGTGTGCGCAGTACTTCTGCTGGAGCATCGGCGTGTACGGCTTCGTGCTGTGGCTGCCGTCGATCGTCAAGAACGGCTCCGAGCTCGGGATGGTCGCGACCGGCTGGCTGTCGGCGCTGCCGTATCTGGCGGCGACGATCGCGATGCTGGTCGCGTCGTGGGCGTCCGACAAGGTCGGTTCGCGCCGCGGCTTCGTGTGGCCGTTCCTGCTGGTCGGCGCGGCCGCGTTCGCCGCGTCGTATGCGCTCGGCTCGTCGCATTTCTGGATCTCGTATGCGCTGCTGGTCGTCGCGGGCGCCGCGATGTACGCGCCGTACGGCCCGTTCTTCGCCATCGTCCCGGAACTGCTGCCGAAGAACGTCGCCGGCGGCGCGATGGCGCTGATCAACAGCATGGGCGCGCTCGGCTCGTTCGTCGGCTCGTATTTCGTCGGCTACCTGAACGGCGCGACCGGCTCGCCCGTCGCATCGTACGCGTTCATGAGCGCCGCGCTCGTGGCCGCGGTGATCCTCACGCTGTCCGTCAAACCCCAGGCGCGCGATGCGCACCCGCTCGCGACGCCGCTGCAAGGAAAATGA
- a CDS encoding sugar kinase, translated as MKAALDVVTYGEAMAMFIAAEPGHLAHASQFTKRIAGADLNVAIGLSRLGFRVGWMSRVGRDSFGGYVLDTLAREGIDASCVTVDPRYPTGFQLKSRNDDGSDPTVEYFRKGSAASHLSCDDYVADYVLGARHLHLTGVAPAISATSCELAFRLAREMRAAGKTISFDPNLRPTLWPSADVMAKTLNALATLADWVLPGLAEGQQLTGHDTPADIAGFYLAQGARGVVIKLGAEGAYFRTADGREGTVAGERVANVVDTVGAGDGFAVGVVSALLEGRSVEQAVARGNRIGALAIQVIGDSEGLPTREALDRLENVSNDADRLEETVTAQ; from the coding sequence ATGAAGGCAGCACTCGATGTCGTGACCTACGGCGAAGCGATGGCGATGTTCATCGCCGCCGAGCCCGGCCACCTCGCGCACGCGTCGCAATTCACGAAACGGATCGCGGGCGCGGACCTGAACGTCGCGATCGGCCTGTCGCGGCTCGGCTTCCGGGTCGGCTGGATGAGCCGGGTGGGCCGCGATTCGTTCGGCGGTTACGTGCTCGATACGCTCGCGCGCGAAGGCATCGACGCGTCGTGCGTGACCGTCGATCCGCGCTATCCGACCGGTTTTCAGCTGAAGTCGCGCAACGACGACGGCAGCGACCCGACCGTCGAATATTTCCGCAAGGGCTCGGCCGCGAGCCACCTGTCGTGCGACGACTACGTGGCCGACTACGTGCTCGGCGCGCGTCATCTGCACTTGACGGGCGTTGCGCCGGCGATCTCCGCGACATCGTGCGAACTCGCGTTCCGGCTGGCGCGCGAGATGCGCGCGGCGGGCAAGACGATCTCGTTCGATCCGAACCTGCGCCCGACGCTGTGGCCGTCCGCCGACGTGATGGCGAAGACGCTGAACGCGCTCGCGACGCTTGCCGACTGGGTGCTGCCGGGCCTCGCCGAAGGACAGCAGCTCACCGGGCACGATACGCCGGCCGATATCGCGGGCTTCTACCTGGCACAGGGTGCGCGCGGCGTCGTGATCAAGCTGGGCGCCGAGGGCGCGTATTTCCGCACGGCCGACGGTCGCGAAGGCACGGTCGCGGGCGAGCGCGTCGCGAACGTGGTCGACACGGTCGGCGCCGGCGACGGTTTCGCGGTCGGCGTGGTCAGCGCGCTGCTGGAAGGCCGCTCGGTCGAGCAGGCGGTCGCGCGCGGCAACCGCATCGGGGCGCTCGCGATCCAGGTGATCGGCGATTCGGAAGGCTTGCCGACCCGCGAGGCACTCGATCGGCTCGAAAACGTCAGCAATGACGCCGATCGCCTAGAGGAAACCGTCACCGCGCAATGA
- a CDS encoding TIM barrel protein, with amino-acid sequence MADIVIVASAFGMDRVRQEGHRAFIATAAASGAAGFEVRRELFASDDDATPGALAELGAALTAHGLWSVYSTPATLYTETGALDADALRDTLVEADALGARFVKFQLGGFAGDAHASEIVALSRGARARVVVENGQLPVGGALAQFSGLFAALTEAGVPDALGMTFDIGNWQWPGEAPLACAHALAPHVEYIHCKAVAGEGARRFAVAPAPGDTLVTGVLAALPQAAPRGIEFPFDAVDLAGDAGRRVAWLAAA; translated from the coding sequence ATGGCAGACATCGTGATCGTGGCGAGCGCATTCGGAATGGACCGCGTGCGTCAGGAGGGCCACCGGGCATTCATCGCGACCGCGGCCGCATCCGGCGCGGCCGGTTTCGAGGTACGGCGCGAACTGTTCGCATCGGACGACGACGCCACGCCCGGCGCACTGGCCGAGCTCGGCGCGGCACTCACCGCGCACGGGCTGTGGTCGGTCTATTCGACGCCGGCCACGTTGTACACGGAAACCGGCGCGCTCGATGCCGATGCGTTGCGCGATACGCTCGTGGAAGCCGATGCGCTCGGCGCGCGCTTCGTGAAGTTCCAGCTCGGCGGCTTCGCCGGCGACGCGCATGCGTCCGAGATCGTCGCGCTGTCGCGCGGTGCCCGCGCCCGCGTGGTGGTCGAGAACGGCCAGCTGCCGGTCGGTGGCGCGCTCGCCCAGTTCAGCGGGCTGTTCGCCGCGTTGACCGAAGCGGGCGTGCCCGATGCGCTCGGCATGACGTTCGACATCGGCAACTGGCAGTGGCCGGGCGAAGCGCCGCTTGCGTGCGCGCACGCGCTTGCGCCGCACGTGGAATACATTCATTGCAAGGCAGTCGCTGGCGAGGGCGCGCGCCGTTTCGCGGTGGCGCCCGCGCCGGGTGACACGCTTGTCACGGGCGTGCTCGCGGCGCTGCCGCAAGCGGCGCCGCGCGGCATCGAATTCCCGTTCGATGCCGTTGACCTGGCGGGCGATGCCGGCCGGCGCGTGGCGTGGCTCGCCGCCGCGTGA
- a CDS encoding LysR family transcriptional regulator, with protein sequence MTPDQLITFAAVAEHLNISRAAVALHLSQPAVSGQLRLLQDEFGEPLYQREGRGIRLTPVGEQLAQYAYAQRDTFAQARAFRDAVRGLDAGTLRIGASTTPASYLLPYLIAAFQPRVPRVAIHTMSGNTADVVAALASLDIAMIEGPPGEALPPGTAVHAWHEDEIVAVVPAGHPLAAPEYEAGVTLAALAAHPLVLREEGSGVRQLVERAFAHGGAPMRVAFEIAGVEAVKEAVRAGMGVGFVSAMSLRHEDAALVPRSLAPAPLTRHFSILVPHGAAPSRVAAGFLDMCIAHRDE encoded by the coding sequence ATGACCCCGGATCAACTGATAACGTTCGCGGCCGTCGCCGAACACCTGAACATCAGCCGCGCTGCCGTGGCGCTGCATCTGTCGCAGCCGGCCGTGTCGGGCCAGCTGCGCCTGCTGCAGGACGAGTTCGGCGAGCCGCTGTACCAGCGCGAGGGCCGCGGCATCCGCCTGACGCCGGTCGGCGAACAGCTCGCGCAGTACGCGTACGCGCAGCGCGACACGTTCGCGCAGGCGCGCGCGTTTCGCGACGCGGTGCGCGGGCTCGACGCCGGCACGCTGCGCATCGGCGCGAGCACGACGCCCGCCAGCTACTTGCTGCCGTACCTGATCGCGGCATTCCAGCCGCGCGTGCCGCGGGTGGCGATCCACACGATGAGCGGCAATACGGCCGACGTCGTTGCCGCGCTGGCGTCGCTCGACATCGCGATGATCGAAGGGCCGCCGGGCGAGGCGCTGCCGCCCGGCACCGCCGTGCACGCGTGGCACGAGGACGAGATCGTCGCGGTCGTGCCGGCCGGACATCCGCTTGCCGCGCCCGAGTACGAAGCCGGCGTCACGCTCGCCGCGCTCGCCGCACATCCGCTCGTGCTGCGCGAGGAAGGTTCCGGCGTGCGTCAGCTCGTCGAACGCGCGTTCGCGCATGGCGGCGCTCCGATGCGCGTCGCGTTCGAGATCGCGGGCGTCGAGGCGGTGAAGGAGGCCGTGCGCGCGGGGATGGGCGTCGGATTCGTGTCCGCGATGTCGCTGCGTCACGAGGATGCGGCGCTCGTGCCGCGTTCCCTGGCCCCCGCGCCGCTCACACGCCATTTCTCGATTCTCGTGCCGCATGGCGCCGCGCCGTCGCGCGTGGCCGCCGGGTTTCTCGACATGTGCATCGCGCACCGCGACGAATAG
- a CDS encoding YeiH family protein: MSTAPTPHLHHAAPSMRGQLNGVLFVALFAAAVTSLSQLPAIAGLGLSPLIVGIVAGALYGNALRDGMPASWAAGVNFSARKLLRIAVAFFGLRVSLQEIAQVGLPGLTVSVLVVVSTLAIGTWVGMKVMKLDRDAALLTAAGSAICGAAAVLAFESTLQSKPHQSAMAVGSVVLFGTLSMFLYPLAYHAGLLNLDPTGLGLFFGGTIHEVAQVVGAASDISPQVAHVATIVKMTRVMLLVPVLLTLGWWLARSARPADASADGAHGKRKVAVPWFALGFLGFVIVNSLNVLPANVTHTLNVLDTFALTMAMTALGIETRVSQIREAGPRALTTGLILYVWLIAGGYAITWAVQHWLG, translated from the coding sequence ATGTCCACTGCCCCGACTCCCCATCTCCACCACGCCGCGCCGTCGATGCGCGGCCAGTTGAACGGCGTGCTGTTCGTCGCGCTGTTTGCCGCCGCCGTCACCAGCCTGTCGCAACTCCCGGCGATCGCAGGGCTCGGCCTGTCGCCGCTGATCGTCGGCATCGTCGCGGGCGCGCTGTACGGCAACGCGCTGCGCGACGGGATGCCCGCGAGCTGGGCGGCCGGCGTCAACTTTTCCGCGCGCAAGCTGCTGCGCATCGCGGTCGCGTTCTTCGGCCTGCGCGTGAGCCTGCAGGAAATCGCGCAGGTCGGCCTGCCGGGCCTGACGGTGTCGGTGCTGGTCGTCGTGAGCACGCTCGCGATCGGCACCTGGGTCGGCATGAAGGTGATGAAGCTCGATCGCGATGCGGCGCTCCTGACCGCCGCCGGCAGCGCGATCTGCGGCGCGGCGGCCGTGCTCGCGTTCGAGTCGACGCTGCAGTCGAAGCCGCACCAGAGCGCGATGGCCGTGGGCAGCGTGGTGCTGTTCGGCACGCTGTCGATGTTCCTCTACCCGCTCGCGTACCACGCCGGCCTGCTCAATCTCGACCCGACCGGCCTCGGCCTGTTCTTCGGCGGCACGATCCACGAGGTCGCGCAGGTGGTCGGCGCGGCGAGCGACATCAGCCCGCAGGTCGCGCACGTCGCGACGATCGTGAAGATGACCCGCGTGATGCTGCTGGTGCCGGTGCTGCTCACGCTCGGCTGGTGGCTCGCCCGCTCCGCCCGTCCGGCCGATGCGAGCGCCGATGGCGCGCACGGCAAGCGCAAGGTGGCGGTGCCGTGGTTCGCGCTCGGCTTCCTCGGCTTCGTGATCGTCAATTCGCTGAACGTGCTGCCCGCCAACGTCACGCATACGCTGAACGTGCTCGACACCTTCGCGCTGACGATGGCGATGACCGCGCTCGGCATCGAGACCCGCGTATCGCAGATCCGCGAGGCCGGCCCGCGCGCGCTGACCACCGGCCTGATCCTGTACGTCTGGCTGATCGCCGGCGGCTACGCGATCACCTGGGCCGTGCAGCACTGGCTTGGCTGA
- a CDS encoding ClcB-like voltage-gated chloride channel protein — translation MLSFLLKLRTRAQTLFRLSDAHTMLIWSAIVGVGGAFATMAFREGIDLMQRLISGHSGSFVQMARSLPWYVRFWMPAAGGFLAGCVLLLATRGVRKSGNTDYMEAVALGDGVVPVRQSLWRSVSSLLTIGSGGSIGREGPMVQLAALAASLVGRFVHFDPPRLRLLVACGAAAGITSAYNAPIAGAFFVSEIVLGTIAMESFGPMVVASVVANIVMREFAGYRPPYEMPVFPAVTGPEVLLFVVLGALCGVLAPQFLHLLDASKNQFKRLPVPLPARLALGGLVVGVISVWIPDVWGNGYSVVNHILHSPWTWQALIAVLVFKVIATAATAGSGAVGGVFTPTLFVGAVFGSLFGLAMNALWPGHTSAYFAYAMVGMGAFMAGATQAPLMAILMIFEMTLSYQVVLPLLVSCVFAYFVARATGTTSMYEITLRHHQDAQERLRLRTTQMRELIQPAQTVVPLTASVADMTRVFLEYPVKYLYVTDDAGRFRGAVALKDITSDLLEKRDTTDKTAAHYAHTPFPLLTPDMPLATALERFMAFQGERLPVIESEAEPTLAGVVYKTSLLDAYRRMTGER, via the coding sequence GTGCTCTCGTTCCTGCTGAAGCTGCGCACTCGCGCCCAGACGCTGTTCCGCCTGTCGGACGCCCATACGATGCTGATCTGGTCGGCCATCGTCGGCGTCGGCGGCGCGTTCGCCACCATGGCGTTTCGCGAAGGCATCGACCTGATGCAGCGCCTGATCTCCGGGCACAGCGGCAGCTTCGTGCAGATGGCGAGAAGCCTGCCGTGGTACGTGCGGTTCTGGATGCCGGCCGCAGGCGGCTTCCTGGCCGGCTGCGTGCTGCTGCTCGCGACGCGCGGCGTCCGGAAATCCGGCAACACCGACTACATGGAAGCCGTCGCACTCGGCGACGGCGTCGTGCCGGTACGACAGAGCCTGTGGCGCAGCGTGTCGTCGCTGCTGACGATCGGCAGCGGCGGCTCCATCGGCCGCGAAGGCCCGATGGTGCAGCTCGCCGCGCTCGCCGCGTCGCTGGTCGGCCGCTTCGTGCACTTCGACCCGCCGCGCCTGCGCCTGCTCGTCGCGTGCGGCGCGGCGGCCGGCATTACGTCCGCGTACAACGCGCCGATCGCCGGCGCGTTTTTCGTCTCCGAGATCGTGCTCGGCACGATCGCGATGGAGAGCTTCGGGCCGATGGTCGTCGCCTCCGTCGTCGCGAACATCGTGATGCGCGAATTCGCCGGCTACCGGCCGCCGTACGAGATGCCGGTGTTCCCGGCCGTGACGGGTCCCGAGGTGCTGCTGTTCGTCGTGCTCGGCGCGCTGTGCGGCGTGCTCGCGCCGCAGTTCCTGCACCTGCTCGATGCGTCGAAGAACCAGTTCAAGCGGCTTCCCGTGCCACTGCCGGCGCGGCTCGCGCTCGGCGGCCTCGTGGTCGGCGTGATCTCGGTGTGGATTCCGGACGTGTGGGGCAACGGCTACAGCGTCGTGAACCACATCCTGCATTCGCCGTGGACCTGGCAGGCGCTCATCGCGGTGCTGGTGTTCAAGGTGATCGCGACCGCCGCGACGGCCGGCTCGGGCGCGGTCGGCGGCGTGTTCACGCCGACGCTGTTCGTCGGCGCCGTGTTCGGCTCGCTGTTCGGGCTCGCGATGAACGCGCTGTGGCCCGGTCACACGTCCGCGTATTTCGCGTATGCGATGGTCGGGATGGGCGCGTTCATGGCCGGCGCCACGCAGGCGCCGCTGATGGCGATCCTGATGATCTTCGAGATGACGCTGAGTTACCAGGTCGTGCTGCCGCTGCTGGTGTCGTGCGTGTTCGCGTATTTCGTCGCGCGCGCGACCGGCACGACGTCGATGTACGAGATCACGCTGCGCCACCATCAGGACGCGCAGGAACGGCTGCGGCTGCGCACCACCCAGATGCGCGAGCTGATCCAGCCCGCGCAGACGGTCGTGCCGCTTACCGCGAGCGTCGCCGACATGACGCGCGTGTTTCTCGAGTATCCGGTGAAGTATCTGTACGTGACCGACGATGCCGGGCGCTTCCGAGGCGCGGTCGCGTTGAAGGACATCACGTCCGACCTGCTCGAGAAACGTGACACGACCGACAAGACGGCCGCGCACTACGCGCATACGCCGTTTCCGCTGCTCACGCCCGACATGCCGCTCGCGACCGCGCTCGAACGCTTCATGGCGTTCCAGGGCGAACGGCTGCCGGTGATCGAAAGCGAGGCCGAGCCGACGCTCGCGGGCGTCGTGTACAAAACGTCTCTGCTCGACGCATACCGGCGGATGACCGGCGAGCGCTGA